ACCACGATGGTGGTGCGGCCCTCCTCGGCCAGACTCTGTCGCCGGGTCCGGTGTCCGGGGACCAGCCAGGCCCAGGCCAGCCGCATCCCGGCCGCGCCGGCCACGAACACACAGCTGAGCTCCAACAGGCCGTGCGGCAGGATCAGCGACCAGAACACCCAGTCGGCATTCTGCACGTGCATCACCGCACCCATCACCCCTACGTTGAGCGCATTGTCGAACATGACCTTGGCCGGATAGATGCCGGTGATCCCGGTGGCCACGCACAGTGCCGCCACGAAGGCGTTGTTCGTCCACACCATCGCGGAGAAGCTCGCGCTGGGGTACTCCGAGTAGTAGGACGCGAAGGCGCTCTCGGCGATCTCCCGCTGTTCGGTCGGTGGCACCACCGAGGCGAGCAGCGCCGGGTGCGAGGCCGTCCACCAGCCTGCGCTGACCGCGACCAGCACACCCAGCACTGCGGTGATCACCGACCACCAGCGCACCCGGTACAGCGCGGCCGGGATCGTCCGAGTGAAGAAGCTGAGCACCTGCGACCAGGTCAGATCGTGCGGGCTGGCGATCCGGGAGCGGGCCTTGACCAGGATTACCGAGAGCCGCGAGACCAGTTCGGGATCGGGCGCGTTGGTGCGCAGCAGCGAGAGATGGGTGGCGCCCTGCCGGTAGAGCCGGACGAGTTCGTCCGCCTGGGCCCCGGTCAGCCGACGTGTGCCCGCGAGTTGCTCCAGGCGCTGCCAGCCGCCGGCTCGGGCGCTGGCGAACACGTCGATGTCCACGTCGGCAGCCTAGCCGCCATCGGCCCGAGAAACCGGCGCAATGGACCCGATCGCCGCTAGCCTCGTCCCGTGCCCGACGAAATCCTCACTGGTGAGGGCGTCGCCCTGCAGATCAGCCCGGCATCGGTGCTGGCCAGGGCGGCTGCCTGGCTGATCGAC
The nucleotide sequence above comes from Propionicimonas paludicola. Encoded proteins:
- a CDS encoding stage II sporulation protein M, with product MDIDVFASARAGGWQRLEQLAGTRRLTGAQADELVRLYRQGATHLSLLRTNAPDPELVSRLSVILVKARSRIASPHDLTWSQVLSFFTRTIPAALYRVRWWSVITAVLGVLVAVSAGWWTASHPALLASVVPPTEQREIAESAFASYYSEYPSASFSAMVWTNNAFVAALCVATGITGIYPAKVMFDNALNVGVMGAVMHVQNADWVFWSLILPHGLLELSCVFVAGAAGMRLAWAWLVPGHRTRRQSLAEEGRTTIVVVVALTIALFISGLIEGFVTGSQLDPWLKIGIGGLAFVGFWVVVFGLGRRAVRIGTDPGLNAEEQASLIPVAG